The following are encoded together in the Phragmites australis chromosome 19, lpPhrAust1.1, whole genome shotgun sequence genome:
- the LOC133900126 gene encoding uncharacterized protein LOC133900126, with the protein MAQYRQSGGFFDSRGGTHHPLPDYHRAHPSSRIRRPGKPARRRSPVAAAALAAALLLLAGVFLLSRRISRNPAEISQDLESGEGLTEWNQSKSWKKLKFGHGGGGRSARDSRYWDRDDRRRDEDYSEDEKDKISGSGGSAADAGSSAEKGVTSEAGVEKGLTLETGVGDKEVPEVAEGERGGTLYNEGGRKELEQYEAVAMGAAGTGVREVDPDDEYDDGIDTQDDLEDAQLRSSDGGRKLGDGSHESPVKKDEVTSERHTEVGEATLDGHDTSSGDQKKVSGTGDKKHGSKKKSKRKKAGLTCEMKFLNSTAQLVEPAKNEKFASFNLEYVEVEERPVGSEYWEPRFAGHQSLQEREESYIAHDQQLNCAFVKGPNGTSTGFDISEDDQKYMSKCHIAVSSCIFGNSDRLRSPFGKTITSLSKKTVCFAMFLDEVTLQTIESEGQKMDNMGFIGIWKIILIKNMPYNDMRRVGKIPKFLAHRLFPSSRFSIWLDSKLRLQTDPILILEYFLWRHGYEYAISNHYDRHCVWEEVAQNKKLNKFNHRIIDQQFEFYQADGLTRFNPSDPNKLLPSYVPEGSFIVREHTPMSNLFSCLWFNEVDRFTPRDQLSFAYTYLKLRRMNPDKPFRLNMFKDCERRSIAKLFHHRSEERRSSPQLTR; encoded by the exons ATGGCGCAGTATAGGCAGTCCGGCGGCTTCTTCGACTCCCGCGGCGGGACCCACCACCCGCTCCCGGACTACCACCGGGCCCACCCCTCCTCCCGGATCCGCCGACCCGGGAAGCCCGCGCGCAGGCGCTCGCCGGTCGCGGcggccgccctcgccgccgcgctaCTACTCCTTGCCGGCGTGTTCCTCCTCTCGCGCCGCATCTCCCGCAACCCCGCAG AGATCAGCCAAGATTTGGAGAGCGGGGAGGGGTTGACGGAGTGGAACCAGAGTAAAAGCTGGAAGAAGCTCAAGTTCGGGCACGGCGGAGGTGGCCGGAGCGCGCGGGACTCCAGATACTGGGATCGGGACGATCGGCGCCGCGACGAGGACTACTCGGAGGACGAGAAGGACAAGATCTCGGGTTCAGGTGGAAGCGCCGCCGATGCTGGTAGCAGCGCCGAGAAAGGTGTTACCTCCGAGGCTGGTGTTGAGAAAGGATTGACCTTGGAGACCGGTGTTGGTGACAAGGAGGTTCCAGAGGTGGCTGAGGGTGAGAGAGGTGGGACCTTGTACAATGAGGGGGGCAGGAAAGAGCTGGAGCAGTATGAGGCGGTGGCCATGGGGGCGGCTGGCACAGGGGTGAGGGAGGTTGATCCAGATGATGAGTATGATGATGGCATCGACACGCAGGATGATCTAGAAGATGCTCAGTTGCGTTCGTCTGATGGTGGGAGGAAGCTTGGTGATGGCAGTCATGAGAGCCCTGTGAAGAAGGATGAGGTCACCTCGGAGAGACACACAGAAGTGGGTGAAGCGACCCTTGATGGCCATGATACCAGTAGTGGAGACCAAAAGAAGGTTTCAGGGACTGGCGATAAGAAGCATGGTTCCAAGAAAAAATCAAAGCGTAAGAAGGCTG GTTTAACCTGTGAAATGAAGTTCCTGAACTCCACTGCGCAACTTGTAGAGCCAGCGAAAAATGAGAAATTCGctagttttaatttggagtatGTAGAAGTTGAGGAAAGACCTGTTGGGTCAGAATATTGGGAGCCAAGATTTGCTGGCCACCAGAGTCTACAGGAAAGAGAGGAGTCATACATTGCCCATGACCAACAGTTAAATTGTGCTTTTGTTAAGGGTCCTAATGGTACAAGCACTGGTTTTGATATATCGGAGGATGATCAAAAGTACATGAGCAAATGCCACATTGCTGTTTCTTCTTGCATCTTTGGAAACTCTGATCGTCTGAGGTCTCCATTCGGCAAAACA ATCACTAGTCTCTCAAAGAAGACAGTTTGCTTTGCTATGTTTTTGGATGAAGTGACATTGCAAACTATAGAATCTGAAGGCCAAAAAATGGACAACATGGGTTTCATTGGTATATGGAAGATCATATTGATCAAGAATATGCCTTATAATGACATGCGGAGAGTGGGGAAAATACCAAAATTTTTGGCGCATCGACTTTTCCCATCGTCAAG GTTCTCAATCTGGTTAGACAGCAAATTGCGACTGCAAACTGATCCTATCCTTATCCTAGAGTATTTTCTTTGGCGGCATGGTTATGAGTATGCTATTTCCAATCACTATGATCGGCACTGTGTTTGGGAGGAAGTGGCACAAAACAAAAAGCTGAACAAGTTCAACCATAGAATAATTGATCAGCAATTTGAGTTTTACCAAGCAGATGGACTCACAAGGTTCAATCCATCGGATCCCAACAAGCTGCTACCAAGCT ATGTCCCTGAAGGTTCTTTCATCGTGAGGGAACACACACCAATGTCCAACTTATTCTCTTGCCTGTGGTTCAATGAGGTTGATCGCTTCACACCTCGTGACCAGCTCAGCTTTGCATATACATACTTGAAACTTCGAAGAATGAATCCCGACAAGCCCTTTCGCCTCAATATGTTTAAG GATTGTGAGAGGCGATCAATAGCAAAGCTGTTCCATCATAGATCAGAAGAGAGACGCAGCAGTCCACAGCTAACAAGATGA